The Anolis sagrei isolate rAnoSag1 chromosome 6, rAnoSag1.mat, whole genome shotgun sequence genome includes the window agcttccaaagaaggagcctccaccacactccctccggggcagagagttccactgctgaacggctctcacagtcaggaagttcttcctcatgttcagatggaatctcctctcttgtagtttgaagccattgttccgtgtcctagtctccagggaagcagaaaacaagcttgctccctcctccctgtggcttcctctcacatatttacacatggctatcatatctcctctcagccttctcttcttcaggctaaacatgcccagctccttaaaccgctcctcatagggcttgttctccagacccttgatcattttagtcgctctcctctggacacattccagcttagagtcaatatctctcttgaattgtggtgcccagaattggacacaatattccaggtgtggtctaaccaaagcggaatagagcatggggagcatgacttccctggacctagacactatgctcctattgatgcaggccaaaatcccattggcattttttgccgccacatcacattgttggctcatgtttatcttgttgtccacgaggactccaagatctttttcacatgtactgctctggAGCAGTAGCCGAGGATGAAACATATGCTGCAATGTAGTGTGGTCACTCTGTACCGGAGGTCTGTAGGCCAATACAAAAGAACTCCGGCACAGAACGTCTAATTCTGGGACTTCCAGTTTGGCTGTTTggggatctttgacctcacttccgGCCAGTGGAGCAGGGAGCAGCGCAGTGTTGCGGGGAACGCATCTCTGGGGGCCCTGTGATCGCCAGCAACCACTTAaccacagcaacattcatccaatgtactgttctggggtgtcgtggatttctaattgaccatcatCACCGAGATAAGTGAGGGGAACGCTGGAAGAGGCAAGGGCCTGTGCTATGGGTGCCATTTCCCACCATTAGAAATAGCGGCAGCCATCTTAATTTACGTAAACAACGCCATCTTGCAGCATAGTACAGACTCCATTTCACCACTATTCCTGTTGTGCATCTTTATGAACCCCTATTTCTGCTTATTAACTTCCTAAAAGACAGTTACATGTGCCATCTTGTGGTTAGTTAGGCTAGTTAACTCCGAACTGcccaaagcaggggtcctcaaactttttaaacagagggccaggtcacagactcCCAAACTGTTGgatggccggattataatttgaaaaaagcatgaatgaatacctattcacactgcacatatcttacttgtagtgcgcTTACAGCTTCAGAACTGTCTGCTCAGGCacagaaactaccatatgtgcgaattctcaggtgaccactcgggaaactacggttacaggtgagcaacctATGTTAGCAGTCCCTGCAAAGAGATTCAGCTTCCTCTGTGTGGtcctgtgaaatgcacacatatatgggtttctgcgcctgcgcagacagTTTCGGATCTTTCTGGAATTCAAAACATACTTTTTGGCGGTAGCCCCGCCCATTCTCCCCGATAATATAAATAGTCAGTAGGCGGGGCTGCCACTCCAgttctaggtaattttcaacggtaagcaaacagtattttgcccccccccccccaaccagtcattgatatatattttctgtttgttgtgggagttctgtgtgccatatttggttcaattccatcattggtggagttcagaatgctcttttgattgtaggtgaactatacgtcccagtaactacacttgccgcacttgctcccttgcctggcccgctttgggtccggaggcgtgcctgaagaccccggcgtgcgcaccaaaagtcacctcttctcctgactttctcctcagccattgggaccaagagagagagagagagagagagaggtggagatgcccacctttcctgaaggtgggcgcaaaaacaaaggagggagcggaggtgagagatacctccagccggaggggctctctctctctctctctctctctctctctctctcggtcccaatggctgaagagaaagtcaggagaagaggtgacttttggtgcacacgctggggtcttcagacacgcctccggacccgaagcaggccagtcatggcggctccgccccttggcccacccgcagattggggggaggagaggaggcaggtggagtgctgggggatcaggaaagggagccggtcatgggaaagggatcgaacgcggagaacgattgagcgccggctctgctcgcacacccggtggcctggtggagcaggaacgagaggggctaggcgaggctgaagggcccggcccctttgggaagagaatcgcccggcagcgaggcaagaaagccgaggctccccccagactgctagggctgttgtgagctgaaggggcgctcctcaagtggcggtcgaggggcatttacagaggcgcctctgcgcccctggcaaaaaaatgtgttctgcgaccacttacttcgcgcaatggacgagctgcccctgGCCACAAGCAGTAAGTTAGGAACTTCTCTTTGTCTTAGACTAGCTTTGTTCTTTCTTACCTACGGCCTTTTGAACTTTGACTGGACTTTGACCACTCTTGACTTACTGATTTGGACTTTAGCAACCTTGGGCGGTGGCGGCAGGAGGGCCTGCTCGTAAAGCAGAGACAAATCTGCCTATGTTTGTGGGCTTGGGGGGTAAAGGACTGACAAATGGGGCAGGATTGCACCGCATGGCCTTCCCCTAAGCACAACAGGTAAACGGAGTGTGCATCCGTGTCTGGGTATTTCCCCCCACCCTGGGAGCACTTTTGAAACACAGCCGCCATTGTAAGGGAGCCAagtaagggaggagggaaaaacaCAAGCCTGAGAGTCGTCAAAAACAGTCTGAGGTCGGTCGAGAGAGTCAACAAAGTCCAAATCAGTAAGTCAAGAGTGGTCAAAGTCCAGTCAAAGTCCAAAAAGCCGTAGGTAAGAAAGAACAAAGTAAGTCTAAGACAGAGAGAAGTTCCTAACTTGCTGCTTGTGGCGGAAAGAAAGAACTGGAGCGGCAGCCCCGCCTACTGGCTATTTATATTATCAAGGGTAAATGGGCGGGGCTACCGCCAAAAAGTATCTTTTGAATTCCAGAAAGTTCCAAAATTGTCTACCCAGGCGCAGAAACCCATATATGTGTGGATTTCACAGGTACCACCACAGgaaacacagttacaggtaagcaacccatcttTCTTTGagataataatatttattcttGGCTCTAAATGGAAAATCTTGGAGTGCAGATGAGGAAAGGGCACCACCAACCATGTGCCACAGAGAATGTTTCTAATTAGTTAGAAATTAAGAAGAATACTAAATCAATGGAGAGCTTTTCCAGAGAAGTGTGAattaaatgacaaaatccccAGAAATCAGGCGCTAAGTATGCATTTAGGTTAGGCTAAAGGAAGTCAAGGGGTTGTATGGTTTGTATGAAAGGAATATCACTTaggacaggtatgggcaaacttggtccctccaggtgttttggactccaactcccacccttcctcacagcctcaggccctttcctttttcccctctgcCGCTCAAGTGAAAAATGGGGCCTCATCCGGGATTGTCCTTCTGAATGTAAACAAAGGCataagctgggttgttgtaggttttttcaggctatatggccatggtctagaggcattctctcctgacattttgcctgtatctatggcaagcatcctcagaggtagtgaggcctcactacctctgaggatgcttgccatagatgcaggcaaaatgtcaggagagaatgcctctagaccatggccatatagcccgaaaaaacctacaacaacccagtgattccggccatgaaagccttcgacaatacaaaggcttaaacggctgagggggaaaaggaagggtcctgaggctgtgaggaatggtgggagttgtagtccaaaacacatagagggccagagtttgcccatggctgctttaGACACATCTTTAAAACACGGAAAGGATAGAACAAAGCTTAAAATTCCATCACGGAGCCATCCGCGCAGACCACGGGGGGGTTGCTTtgagtggtggtggtagtggtagtggtagtagtagtagtagttttgaTGGTCTGGGTGGTGAGGGATCGCTTCTTCCACACCAGGACTTTCTGGGTATGCTTCCACACTTCCTCAATCCTCTCCATCGAGATCCCGTGCACAACCAGCGAGTCCAGGTAGACATCAAACTCGTCCCTTGGAGGCCCCCACACGCGGAAGTGCTCGTTGTGCCGGTACTGGATCCCTGACGCCAAGGCCAAGAAGGCCAGATAAACGTCGTCCAGCGGGTAGACTGGCAGCCACAACGATGCACTGTAGAGTTTTGAGATGATGGTCTGGGACATGATGAACCCCCCGCCAGAGGCAAAGTTGGGGTACTCCTTCAGCGGGTAGAAATCCAAGGACACGGCATACTTTCCCAGCCGTACTACTCTTGAATGGTATTGAATGTGGCCATGGATGAATTTGGAAACGTTGGGCGTCTGGTGAAGGTATTCAGTGAGCGCCTCGATGTTGACAAAGAGGTCGTCATCACCTGAAAGTCAACAGTCCGTTATTGTGATGGCTGTTTGGCAAACTTCTTATTCACTCATAAAATAAACActtacagtgataccttgaagtaagagtttaattcattgcCGTGCCGTAACTTTTAACCCAAattactcttatctcaaagtgaattttcccattgaaatgctattaccgtattttctggtgtataagactactttttaacctaaGAAAATCTCAAAACTCAGCGGTCTTATATgtagtagtcttatacgccaggagtcGTCTTCTAGAGCAGGTGCTGAATCCGTGGTTGCCGCAtgttgtggggggagctcaaaaatggcagtggccgcatccctgccgtatgcagcgactgtatggaAGCATTAAGGAGGACGCTGtgcaagtatggtagaagaaaatccatcaggattcgtggacctAATGCTGTCCCAATGgggaggtgaaggggcgcctcaccgggaaggtgtaagagAAGGGCGGAGCATGCTGCAGGGGTCCGGGGCGCCCGGagcatggaaaaaagagatagagaagctctgggcccagaaaaacacccCTCTTTTACctatctggcccgcccttgtatccttttaccgtccctcctcctctgcctctcagatctcgctcctgaagactgcagtgaagcagtgcaaGTGCGCAGGTGcgaaatctgagaggcagagaaggagggacagtaataggaaaattaccatattgaaatctaatgtggtgctttttaaatttttatttgttgtgcaTTGGAAgtggggtagtcttatacggcaagtatatcccagttgtcttatatgccggaaaatacggtaATCTGTTCCGGGGGCCCGAAAACCCACCCAGTCTTTTTGTTCTGGGTTTTGAAATAGGAAcgtgtactttataaataatgaGTAATgtataaatactagggctgggcggtttcgtttcgttaattcgtaattcgttaaatattcgttttttttttgttaacgaagcgataacgaaccattctggagcaacttaaaaacgaaacgaatttttcaattcgtttcgtaaatgcttcgtattttgttatgtattcgtttcgttattggtttgaggtcgtttcgttattatttccgcatgtctggggcaagttttatagttgtttttgtttaattagtgaaaaaaatatatatcacaccaacagtcaacaacagagggagagggaagcttcagaagtttttttagcgtattgcgcgatcgcagccgccattaacgaatcgatttgttattgttttgttattgttttgtaatttttttaccatttatgaaatttcgtaaatatcgaactttttttaaggaaaatttcggaattcttttaaatatcgaaacgcaaaaaaaacccaaaaacgaatcgattttagaaacaaatttttccgttgttacccaggcctaataaatacacattcacatggaaaaataaaaaagatcagaagcacaaaatgaagaagcagaagcatcattttttttcttcctactgTCCTCATTCCAGTCTCCCGCCCTCCCTttcgctctctctccctctctctcttcatgaagccaaatagaccaggaacaaaaaccacacaaaatcaactaaactAAAGTTCCTCAAAGAGGACAAAAGCAAAGCTGACAGcagtctcccaaagtggacaaagcACACGAGGCAAGGAGGCCGATCTCTTGAAGAACCTAAAACCTTGGACTCTGACACTAGTGCTCCCTCTGGTCCtcgttcttaactcaaaatgctgctcgtatgtcaaagtgaaacacGGGCCAAGCAATTGCTCATATCtacttttaaataactgctttACTGGGGAGCTGTCCTTCCCCTCCCAGGGCgcttgtgctggtcagtgaccgtaataaagttttgtactaactcaaaatgctcttaagttgggacacttGTATGTTGAGACACTCTTAAGgcgaggttccactgtatttgCCTGCCTCCTGGTTTCAACACGGCGTTTTTTGCCCAAGCTTGCAAATTGTGTCATGTTGCTAAAATGAGAATTACTCCCAGAAGACACAGGCTGGgaagtactgttttgcagtgatgCCGATCCTATTTGCGATGAAGTCCTAGGAAATGGCACCACGGGAGAGAGCAGAAGGGGTTCCTTTAGGTCTTGCAGGATGctctaatccaggcatgggccctctttggccctccctccaggtgtcttggacttcaactcccacaattcctaacaactgtaggctgttgggaattgtgggagtttgtttatttatttatttatttattatttactttgctcagtccgggggcgactcacagcggtgtacaacatagaaagaacaaaattcaagacacagtataaaaacaattcacaatccagcattatacaaaaaacatcgtcattactacgaaaaccattcaacgtcgtctcatcgtccaggccacaatccagtatcattttccattgttccattcctatagtcattaccaatcattgcacttcttgttcgaacgccttcttgaacaaccaagtctttaacttcctgcggaatatcatcggggaaggagccagtctacaagagaggagattccatctgaacattaggaagaacttcctgactgtgaaagccgttcagcagtggaactctctgccccggagtgtggtggaggctccttctttggaagcttttaagcagaggctggatggccatttgtcaggggtgatttgaatgcaatattcctgcttcttggcagggggttggactggatggcccatgaggtctcttccaactctttgattctatgattctatgtccacgggaagggtgttccacagccgaggagccaccaccgagaaggccctatctctcgtccccgtgcttgtgaagcaggcgggatcgagagcagggcctccccggaagatctcaaagtcctggtgggctcgtaggtcgagatgcggtcggataggtatcttgggccgg containing:
- the LOC132779159 gene encoding beta-1,3-galactosyltransferase 5-like is translated as MLCRGCRNQQIFVVCLLGVALVVLLLGPRHSRLNRYTHFNETNFTFLYDWEAYEAFFPQLQQYQCHEVVSQETLCQRDLSPKGPPLLLLAIKSHPASHSRRAVLRRTWAQPRETGGFQLRYVFLMAMDHRPNMALLESNSIGDILMWDFVESHHNLSLKERCFLQWVHQHCQQAAFIFKGDDDLFVNIEALTEYLHQTPNVSKFIHGHIQYHSRVVRLGKYAVSLDFYPLKEYPNFASGGGFIMSQTIISKLYSASLWLPVYPLDDVYLAFLALASGIQYRHNEHFRVWGPPRDEFDVYLDSLVVHGISMERIEEVWKHTQKVLVWKKRSLTTQTIKTTTTTTTTTTTTTQSNPPVVCADGSVMEF